Below is a genomic region from Mycolicibacter hiberniae.
CGTCGAGTTGCAGCCCCAGGCCGGCCGCGAGCTGGCGCACCACCGAACCCCACGCCAGGCTCAGCACGCCGGGCTGCAGCAACATCGGTGTTTCGTCCATCGGCTTGCCGAAACCCATCACGTCGAACATGACGGCGGCGCTGTCATAGGTGGCGTAGTCGACGATCTCCATGCAGCGGATCTGCTCGATGCTCTGGCAGGTGCCCGCCAACGCCAGGGGCAGCAGGTCGTTGGCGAATCCCGGATCGATGCCGTTGACGAACAGGCTCGAACCGCCTTGCCGCGCGGCGTCTTCGATCGGGGTGAGCATCTCCGGTGGCAGCACGTGCCACGGGTACTGCAGGAACACCGCGCTGCTGCCCACCACGTTGATGCCGGCGCTCAGGATGCGCTTGAAGTCATCGAGCGCTTCGAGGAGCCGGTTGTCGGCCAGAGCCGTGTAGACCACACAGTCGGGCTTGGCGTCGAGCACCTGCTGCAAGTCGGTGGTCGCGGTCACGCCCGTCGGCGTGCTCACCCCGGCCAACTCCGCAGCGTCTTTGCCGGCCTTGGCATCCGAGGACACCCAGACGCCGGTCAACTCGAATTCCGGGTTGATGATCAGTGCCTTGAGCGCATGGACACCGACATTGCCGGTGCCGATCTGTGCCACGCGAACGGTCATGGGTCAGTTCCTCACAGGTCCGGGACGGGCAGATCGAGGTTCGGGAAGGTGAGGCCGCCGTCGACCTCGAGCACTTTGCCGGTCAGGTAGCTGCCGGCCGGTGAAGCCAGGTACAACGCGGCCGCCGCGATGTCGTCGGGGTCGCCGAGCCGACGCATCGGTGTGGCCTTCTCCATCGGGGCGCGCAGCGCGTCGTTGGACGCCACGACGTCCAGCGCCGAGGTCAGGATCGATCCCGGTGCGATGCCGTTGACGCGGATCTTCGGGCACAGATCGAGTGCGGCCAGCCTGGTGTAGTGCGCCAGCGCCGCCTTGGCCGTCCCGTAGGCGGCGAACCCGCGTCCGGCCACCCGCCCCATGGTGGAGGTGATGTTGATGATCGAGCCCGTGCCGGAGTGCTCCAGGATCAGCGGCACCGCTGCGACCGTCAGCGCATGCGCCGTGACGACGTTGAAGGTGAACGCGTCCCTGAGGTCTTTGGTCGACGTGGTCAGCAGGGTGTTGGGCATCGTCCCGCCGACGTTGTTGACCACGATGTCGAGCCTGCCGAACGCCTCGACCGCTTCGCCGGCCAGCTTTGCCGTCTCTTCGGGGTGGGCCAGATCGGCGACGACGATGTGCGCACGACGCCCCGCCGCCTCGACTCGTTGCGCGACGGCCTCTAGTTCGGATTGGGTGCGCGAGGCGATGACGACATCCGCGCCCGCCTCGGC
It encodes:
- a CDS encoding NAD(P)H-dependent amine dehydrogenase family protein; this translates as MTVRVAQIGTGNVGVHALKALIINPEFELTGVWVSSDAKAGKDAAELAGVSTPTGVTATTDLQQVLDAKPDCVVYTALADNRLLEALDDFKRILSAGINVVGSSAVFLQYPWHVLPPEMLTPIEDAARQGGSSLFVNGIDPGFANDLLPLALAGTCQSIEQIRCMEIVDYATYDSAAVMFDVMGFGKPMDETPMLLQPGVLSLAWGSVVRQLAAGLGLQLDAVEQSHTRVPAPEDFTIASGAIAKGTAAALRFEVRGMVDGRAAVVLEHVTRLREDLCPQWPQPAQPGGSYRVEVTGEPSYALDLCLSSPNGDHNHAGLVATAMRVVNAIPAVVAAEPGIRTTLDLPLITGRGLYRAC
- a CDS encoding SDR family oxidoreductase, whose translation is MILDKFRIDNQTAVVTGAGRGLGAAIAVAFAEAGADVVIASRTQSELEAVAQRVEAAGRRAHIVVADLAHPEETAKLAGEAVEAFGRLDIVVNNVGGTMPNTLLTTSTKDLRDAFTFNVVTAHALTVAAVPLILEHSGTGSIINITSTMGRVAGRGFAAYGTAKAALAHYTRLAALDLCPKIRVNGIAPGSILTSALDVVASNDALRAPMEKATPMRRLGDPDDIAAAALYLASPAGSYLTGKVLEVDGGLTFPNLDLPVPDL